The genomic DNA GGTAGCCGCCCACGAGTGCGGTGTGGCACGAGCCCAGCTTTTGCGGCAGGCCCAGGCGGGAGCGCACCGCGTTGTTGCCGGTGTCGTGGATGGTGAAGCTGAAACCGTTGGCTTCCATGTGGGCGATCCAGTCATGGCAGCAGCCGCAGCTGGGGTCTTTCCAGACCTCGATGGCGGTGCCGGTGGCGGCGCGCACGAGGCGCGGCGCCATGAGGGCTGCGCCGGTCAGGGGTAACGCGGCCAGCAGCAGATGGCGGCGACTCAGGCCGCTGTGGGGGGTGGTGGGGGCGGCAGAAAAAACCGGGGTTTTGAACATGGTGGAGGCTTTCGATGTGAATGGAGAAACTTGTGAGCAACTTGTTTTGGCAAGTCAACGGCTGCGCGGCCGCACGGTGATGGTTCCGGTCATGCCGGCCGCGTAGTGGCCGGGGATCAGGCAGGCAAAGTCAAAGGTGCCGGGCCGGTTGAAGTGCCAGACGATGTCGCCGCGCTGGCCCGCGCGCACATGGGCCATGTAGGGCGCGTCGTGTTCCATGTCGGGAAACTTCTGCATCATCTGCGCATGCTGGTCGAGTTCGGCTTGGGTGCCCAGCACGATCTCGTGCAGCACCTTGCCCTTGTTCTGGGCGCGCAGGCGCACGGTGTCGCCTTCCTGCACTTCGATATGGCTCGGGGAAAAGCGCATGTCGTCGCCCATGCGGATGGTGATGGTGCGGCCCACGGCAGCGGCATCGCCGGCAATGCCCCAGTCCTTTTGCTCTTTGACCACGGCGGCGCTGGCGGCATGGTGCGGCATGGTTTCATGGCCAAAAGAGGCGTTAGCGCTTAT from Acidovorax sp. T1 includes the following:
- a CDS encoding cupredoxin domain-containing protein, which encodes MKTIKFIAACALFISANASFGHETMPHHAASAAVVKEQKDWGIAGDAAAVGRTITIRMGDDMRFSPSHIEVQEGDTVRLRAQNKGKVLHEIVLGTQAELDQHAQMMQKFPDMEHDAPYMAHVRAGQRGDIVWHFNRPGTFDFACLIPGHYAAGMTGTITVRPRSR